CCGCCCCAAACGCCTCTGCAACGGCTTCGTCTTGTCTGCTTGACGCCTGCGCGAACTCAATCACCACGGGACGTGGACCGGCCAGCCGGTGGAGGCTCTCAATCCAGAGCCTCAACTCGCGGTCCTGCAACCCTGCCTCGCAGCAGTAGAGAAAATCTTCCTCGGTCAGGACCGGAGCGAGGGTAGCTGGCCGACGCTTGATTGCGACCAGCGCGTTCGGGGCGTGCTGTTTGAGTATCCGAACCAAGGCGCGGAGCCGACGTCTGACTGTCTTCTCCGCGAAGTGGTAAGGACCTTCAGCCGAGGGCTCCAGCGAACAATCGATCAAATAGCCCAACAGGCCCGGGTGGCTCCTGTACACGTTGCCAGCGTGCGCCACTCGCGACACCAGCTCTGCAAAACGTGACGGATCAACCAGATTGCCGGACTCGATGGCAAGTTCCACCATCGCGACCATGTCGGCTCCGGCCACTACATTCAGTGCCGGTTGCGATTGCCCCTCGGTCAGTATCAAACCGCTGGTATGCGCCGCTTTGAGATCTTCGAGGCGGCGACGGAGCTTGAGCTTCTCGTTGAGATCGAGCGTAGAGCCCAAACCATCGAGACGCGTGGCGGTCAGAAAAAACTTGTGTCCGGAGCGCGAAAGGAATTTCCCATGCGTCGCCACCGTGCGATGCGCGATGGAGAGTGATAGCTGCACGACGATTCTCTAGCGAACGAAACAGCGAAAGCTGTGCCACTCAGAAAAGCCAGAATTCTATTGCGGCGAGCGCTGAACCCCTTCGGGCGATTTCACCATCTGGGTCTCCAATTTTACGTTTTCGGCATTGAGCGGTTCGCAGGGTGCGAATTTTGGACTTTTCTGCCCGCAATGTGGTGCTGGAATGGTTAAATTGCGAATGTTATATGTCGGTCAAGCAACGGTTATATATGCGATTAGTTCAGAGCGCCCTTCCAGTCTGCCCGCTTCGGACTTCGCCTGTCGGCCCTTAAATCTGAGCGCCAGGATCGATATGAAACTACAAAATTTTTGCGGATGCTTTGCCTCGTCGAACCCGCAGCTCGTACGTACTCCGACTGATGCTCCCATCGAAGCAACACCCGCAGAACTTCAGGTCATCCGCGATCAGCTGCGCCCGGTAGAAGAATTGCTCGGCAAGCTGTTCGGACCGTTGGTATACGGCCGCTCTGCGAAGAGTATGGAGATTCGTGCCGCGGCGGCCGACGTTATCTGCGAACACTTCGAAGGGATCATCGAAGAGTGGGCGGAGTCGGTCGGCACTATTTTCTTCTGGGAACCCGACGCACAGAAAGACGCGCACAAAGTTGAGGGCTTGCGCAACTCGCTGATTCGCTTTGCCTCCCATCTCCGCGATCCCGACTGCCTCGATACCTATGTCTACCTGCGCCGCCATTGCCAGGAAGGGATGCTGGCGCGTGCGAAACCCTCCCAGTTCAACGCCATCCATATCGCGCTCAAGCAGATCATCATTAACCACGTTACCACCTCGCTTAGCGCTTCCATGCAGCCGCGGGTGCGCGATGCGGTGGTTGCAGCGATCGATGAGCGGCGCCTGATGGTGTCGCAGTTTTACATCGAGTCGCGCGAACATCTGCTGCGCGCCTCCGAGGAGAAATACCGCAACTCGATCAACCACGCACCCGACCCGATGTATGAGATCGAGCCGGGAACGTGGAAGGTGCTGGCTGCCAATTCCGCCGCCGAGAGAGTGCACCTGCTGACGCCCGGCGAAGAGCACATGGTGATGGTGGGGCGGCCGATGACCGACTTCGTTCCGGCCGAGATGCGCGAGGAGCTCCGCAAGGTGCTGCAGGTGGTGGTCGAGCAGGGCTACGAGCACCACAACGACGTGCCGCTCGGGCCCTTCTTCTACGACGTGAACTTCGCACTCATTCCGTACGGCGACAAGCAGTTTATCCAGATGATTATGCACGACGTCACGCAGCGGCGTGAGATGCTCGACTCGCTGCTCAAGAGCGAGCGGCTCGCCGCGGCCGGCACTTTCGCCGCCGGCGTAGCGCATGAAGTGAACAACCCGCTCGCGTCAATCTCGTCGCTGGTGCAGTCGCTGCTCCCGGGCGAAGACGACGCGCAGCGCCGCACCAGCCTGCATACGATTCTCGCGCAGATCACGCGCATCTCCGGCACCCTCAAAGACCTGGTAAACTTCGCCCGCCCCGCCACCGGCCATCAGAAACTGATCGACATCAATCAGCTGGTTTCCGACACCTTGCGGGTCATCAACTACGACAAGCGCTTTAGAGGTATGGCGCTCGACCCCGTGCTCGCTCCCAATCTCAGACCGGCGTTTGCCGACGAAAACGAGATTCAACAGGTACTGCTCAACCTCCTGTACAACGCCGCCGACGCGACCCAGGGCGAAGGCAGCATGATTCGCGTAATCACCGAGAACAAGGCCGTCCGCCAGAACAGCGACCATCCGATTATCGTCATTCGCGTAATCGACAATGGCATCGGCATCCCGCGTGAACATCTGGAGCGGGTGTTCGATCCATTTTTCACGACCAAGCCCGCGGGGTCCGGCGTCGGCCTCGGCTTGTCGCTGTGCCAGCGGATTATTCTTTCCAACAAGGGCACCATCCGGGTCGACAGCGAGCTCGGCAAAGGCACGCAGGTTACCATCCTGCTGCCCGCGCACGAACTGGCGACCTCCGATGCGCATGCCGCGGCGCGCTGATGAACACCGAGGAGCAGGCAAACGCACCGGAACCCGGGTCATACCGGGTGTTGGTGGTCGAAGACGAACCGTTGATGCGGTCGATCATCGTGCAGCTCGCGCGCAGCGACGGCTACGTGGTTTTCGAAGCGCCGTCGGCTGAGCTCGCACTTGACATCTTCGAGCGCGAGCAAATCGACGTCGCGATTCTCGACCTCAACCTGACCAGCGGCGGCAACGGCGTTGAACTGCTCGGACGCCTGCGCGACCGGGACCAGGAGCTGATGGGCATCATCGTGACCGCCTATGCGAGCGTGGAGTCGGCGGTCGAGGCACTCCACAAGGGCGCCTACGACTACATCACCAAGCCGTTCGCCAACGAGCATCTCAAGGCGGTGCTGCGCAACGCGCTCAAGGAAAAGCGCCTCTTTCAGGAAAATCGCTACCTGCATCACGAACTACGCGAGAAGTATCGCTTCGAAAACATCATCGGGAAGAGCGACACCATCGAGCAGGTCTTCCGGATGATGGAAAAAGTCGCGCGTACCGACTCCAGCGTGCTCATCACCGGAGAATCGGGCACCGGCAAAGAGCTGGTCGCGCGGGCCATTCATTTCAGCTCCGAACGCGCCAACGGACGCTTTCTGCCGATCAACTGCGGCGCGCTGCCAGAGAATCTGCTGGAAAGCGAATTGTTCGGCTATAAGAAAGGCGCCTTCACCGGCGCAAGTCAGGACAAGCTCGGCCTGCTGAAGGCTGCCGACAAGGGCACGGTTTTCTTCGACGAGATCGGTGAGATGCCGCTCTCGCTTCAGGTCAAACTGCTGCGCGCGCTGCAGGAACGCGAATGCTACCCGCTCGGCTCCAACGACCCGGTGTCGTTCGATGTGCGGGTACTGTGCGCGACCAACCGCAACCTCGAGGCCGAAAGTCGCGTGGGGCGCTTTCGCGAAGAGCTCCTCTACCGAATCAACGTAATCAACATCAACTTGCCCGCGCTGCGTGATCGCAAGGACGACATTCCGCTGCTGGCGAATCATTTCCTGCGCAAGTCGGAAAAATCCTTGAGCCGCACCGGGATGCGCTTTTCCAAGGGCGCGATCCGCCTGCTGCTAAACTATTCCTGGCCGGGCAATGTGCGCGAACTCGAAAACACGGTCGAGCGCGCTGCTATTCTCG
This genomic stretch from Candidatus Binataceae bacterium harbors:
- a CDS encoding sigma-54 dependent transcriptional regulator → MNTEEQANAPEPGSYRVLVVEDEPLMRSIIVQLARSDGYVVFEAPSAELALDIFEREQIDVAILDLNLTSGGNGVELLGRLRDRDQELMGIIVTAYASVESAVEALHKGAYDYITKPFANEHLKAVLRNALKEKRLFQENRYLHHELREKYRFENIIGKSDTIEQVFRMMEKVARTDSSVLITGESGTGKELVARAIHFSSERANGRFLPINCGALPENLLESELFGYKKGAFTGASQDKLGLLKAADKGTVFFDEIGEMPLSLQVKLLRALQERECYPLGSNDPVSFDVRVLCATNRNLEAESRVGRFREELLYRINVININLPALRDRKDDIPLLANHFLRKSEKSLSRTGMRFSKGAIRLLLNYSWPGNVRELENTVERAAILAETDVLHSHDLPDKLRTPSAAAVASIDSSGLTLEELEREHIKRILEKVDGDKARAAQALGIHLSTLYRKVQRYRLDGPPNGAGAEAAGRPA
- a CDS encoding ATP-binding protein — translated: MKLQNFCGCFASSNPQLVRTPTDAPIEATPAELQVIRDQLRPVEELLGKLFGPLVYGRSAKSMEIRAAAADVICEHFEGIIEEWAESVGTIFFWEPDAQKDAHKVEGLRNSLIRFASHLRDPDCLDTYVYLRRHCQEGMLARAKPSQFNAIHIALKQIIINHVTTSLSASMQPRVRDAVVAAIDERRLMVSQFYIESREHLLRASEEKYRNSINHAPDPMYEIEPGTWKVLAANSAAERVHLLTPGEEHMVMVGRPMTDFVPAEMREELRKVLQVVVEQGYEHHNDVPLGPFFYDVNFALIPYGDKQFIQMIMHDVTQRREMLDSLLKSERLAAAGTFAAGVAHEVNNPLASISSLVQSLLPGEDDAQRRTSLHTILAQITRISGTLKDLVNFARPATGHQKLIDINQLVSDTLRVINYDKRFRGMALDPVLAPNLRPAFADENEIQQVLLNLLYNAADATQGEGSMIRVITENKAVRQNSDHPIIVIRVIDNGIGIPREHLERVFDPFFTTKPAGSGVGLGLSLCQRIILSNKGTIRVDSELGKGTQVTILLPAHELATSDAHAAAR